In Fundidesulfovibrio putealis DSM 16056, the following proteins share a genomic window:
- a CDS encoding cobalamin B12-binding domain-containing protein, producing the protein MSEPLSRECRDLYGLILSAKRDQAVAMLLGEVERSGFTCMFTSLLEPVLAEIGENWMAERISLAQGYVAGKVAEEVLLAAAERGELTPAAKKGPVVLCCIEDDYHALGRKLVGIFLRASGWDVIDLGNDVCAPELVDKAVATGARVVGASAMMLSTAVNIRSVREELDRRGLSGRIQLAVGGAVFRLRPELVEEVGGDGTAASALQASSLFERLLARSLSLFPEQPA; encoded by the coding sequence ATGAGCGAACCTCTCTCCAGGGAATGCCGGGACCTGTATGGACTGATTCTCTCTGCCAAACGCGATCAGGCGGTGGCCATGCTTCTGGGTGAAGTGGAGCGCTCGGGCTTCACCTGCATGTTCACCAGCCTGCTGGAGCCGGTCCTTGCCGAGATCGGCGAGAACTGGATGGCGGAGCGCATCTCCCTGGCGCAGGGCTACGTGGCGGGCAAGGTGGCGGAGGAAGTGCTGCTGGCTGCCGCCGAGCGGGGGGAGCTGACGCCCGCCGCAAAGAAAGGTCCCGTGGTGCTGTGCTGCATCGAGGACGACTACCACGCCCTGGGGCGCAAGCTGGTCGGCATTTTCCTGCGCGCCTCGGGCTGGGACGTGATTGACCTTGGCAACGACGTCTGCGCGCCGGAACTGGTGGACAAGGCCGTGGCCACCGGGGCCAGGGTCGTGGGCGCCTCGGCCATGATGCTCTCCACTGCCGTGAACATACGCTCGGTGCGCGAGGAACTTGACCGCAGAGGTCTTTCGGGCCGCATCCAGCTGGCCGTGGGCGGGGCGGTGTTCAGGCTGCGCCCCGAACTGGTCGAGGAGGTCGGCGGGGACGGCACCGCGGCAAGCGCGCTCCAGGCGTCGTCCCTGTTCGAGAGGCTCCTTGCGCGCTCGCT
- a CDS encoding formate dehydrogenase subunit gamma produces MNIRRFTLTQRIFHALMAFCFMAQSITGLARLYAENAWGERLAALFGGQGGVLAAHKAGGIFMVALLLAHVLHVLATSPRGLIPGPDSMMPRIRDVSDFFRHVGWMLGMNKHPSLDRFAYWEKFDYWAVFWGVAIIGGSGLLLVDPVTSARFVPGWWLNIALALHHDEAFLAMGYIFLIHFTVAHLRRSRFPMDMAMVDGCIPMEEVRLERGDWGARLEAPADAGACVARMTPAGRSLALIAGWVVVLCGWLLAFWALREIIRHGL; encoded by the coding sequence ATGAACATCCGACGCTTCACGCTGACCCAGAGGATCTTTCACGCCCTGATGGCCTTCTGCTTCATGGCGCAGTCGATCACGGGACTTGCCAGACTCTACGCCGAAAACGCCTGGGGAGAGCGGCTGGCCGCCCTCTTCGGGGGACAGGGCGGGGTGCTGGCCGCGCACAAGGCCGGAGGCATCTTCATGGTGGCGCTCCTCCTGGCCCATGTGCTCCACGTGCTTGCCACCTCGCCGCGCGGGCTCATTCCGGGGCCGGATTCCATGATGCCCCGCATCCGGGACGTTTCGGACTTCTTCAGGCACGTCGGGTGGATGCTGGGCATGAACAAACACCCCAGCCTGGACCGCTTCGCCTATTGGGAGAAGTTCGACTACTGGGCGGTGTTCTGGGGCGTGGCCATCATCGGCGGCAGCGGCCTGCTGCTGGTGGACCCGGTGACCTCGGCGCGCTTCGTACCGGGCTGGTGGCTGAACATCGCCCTGGCCCTGCACCACGACGAAGCCTTCCTGGCCATGGGCTATATCTTCCTGATCCACTTCACGGTGGCGCACCTGCGTCGCTCGCGCTTCCCCATGGACATGGCCATGGTGGACGGCTGCATCCCCATGGAAGAGGTCCGGCTTGAGCGCGGCGACTGGGGAGCGAGGCTCGAAGCCCCGGCAGACGCGGGTGCATGCGTGGCGCGCATGACCCCGGCAGGACGCAGCCTCGCGCTGATCGCGGGATGGGTCGTGGTGCTGTGCGGCTGGCTGCTGGCTTTCTGGGCGCTCAGGGAAATAATCCGGCACGGTCTCTGA
- a CDS encoding cytochrome c3 family protein, which produces MRFKAIALLVLGIALAAPPWAWSQGEYSSRRTGYQAYEASSGQYDDTEVLPRQRQSEFQRLGPGTVQGSASQSRARNRMFLADSHAGIPYYRFKKCEDCHAGAARNSHAEHAGITCRQCHGPEPVASVNHFFSRLNPARKHAYVCAKCHEGAGASFATFVVHQPAPLSEEAAKEFKALSWVSWGMSALLLGVFLLFVPHTLLWLLREYRERSRKGDRP; this is translated from the coding sequence ATGAGGTTCAAAGCCATAGCCCTGCTTGTTCTGGGTATCGCGCTGGCCGCGCCGCCCTGGGCGTGGAGCCAGGGTGAGTATTCGTCGCGCCGCACCGGCTACCAGGCCTACGAGGCCAGCAGCGGCCAGTACGACGACACCGAGGTCCTGCCCAGGCAGAGGCAGAGCGAGTTCCAACGTCTGGGACCGGGAACCGTCCAGGGGTCTGCCTCGCAAAGCCGGGCGCGCAACCGGATGTTCCTGGCCGATTCCCACGCGGGCATCCCCTACTATCGCTTCAAGAAGTGCGAGGACTGCCACGCCGGGGCCGCGCGCAATAGCCACGCAGAGCACGCGGGCATCACCTGCCGTCAGTGCCACGGCCCGGAGCCCGTGGCCAGCGTCAATCACTTCTTCTCCAGGCTGAACCCCGCGCGCAAACACGCCTACGTCTGCGCCAAATGCCACGAGGGGGCCGGTGCGTCCTTCGCCACGTTCGTGGTGCACCAGCCCGCGCCGCTCTCGGAAGAAGCCGCCAAGGAGTTCAAGGCGCTGTCCTGGGTGTCCTGGGGCATGAGCGCGCTGCTGCTCGGCGTTTTCCTTCTGTTCGTGCCGCACACGCTGCTGTGGCTTCTGCGGGAATACCGGGAGCGCAGCCGCAAGGGGGACCGGCCATGA
- a CDS encoding ammonia-forming cytochrome c nitrite reductase subunit c552, whose amino-acid sequence MKRASLFLAMLAVLAVLAVTACGGGGGEKVNVAEVTSKPKVYVGSDRCKSCHLEHFDSWMMTLHSRMLGDARKDKDVIIADLNPDVIRADLAKLQNLKVKPEDFYIPKPEEVLYTIGSQWKQRYVVEKNGMLVIAPIQYNSDTGRWVNYNEATWDKSSWILKCGGCHATGVDLAKNTFEPSVGCEACHGPGSWHTALPKAQVFDKRATIVNPAKLTSGVAAQICGSCHNRGKATKNDKAEWPVGYLPGKALETYFKSTSFAGGDAQHLYGNEFSKAHHQQYIDWKQSKHFAEGVMCTSCHYVHELGIGKTRFQTRESGSKQCLSCHTRTNSNQAHAIHSFGNCLGCHMPRVVTSAESGDLHSHVFKTLLPKETLKDPKIPNSCVKCHHHAKDDLATLQQKYDALAQLPRPQGKVIDSVDMIKAGN is encoded by the coding sequence ATGAAACGGGCGTCCTTGTTCCTGGCAATGCTTGCGGTTTTGGCAGTTCTGGCCGTGACGGCGTGCGGAGGCGGCGGAGGGGAGAAAGTGAACGTGGCGGAGGTCACGTCCAAGCCCAAGGTCTATGTCGGTTCCGATCGATGCAAATCCTGCCATCTCGAACACTTCGACTCCTGGATGATGACCCTGCACAGCCGGATGCTTGGCGACGCGCGAAAAGACAAGGACGTCATCATCGCCGACCTCAATCCCGACGTGATCCGGGCCGATCTGGCCAAGCTTCAGAATCTCAAGGTCAAGCCCGAGGACTTCTACATCCCCAAACCCGAGGAAGTGCTCTACACCATCGGCAGCCAGTGGAAGCAGCGCTACGTCGTCGAGAAGAACGGCATGCTGGTGATAGCCCCCATCCAGTACAACTCCGACACCGGGCGCTGGGTGAACTACAACGAGGCCACCTGGGACAAGAGTTCCTGGATACTCAAGTGCGGCGGCTGCCACGCCACCGGCGTGGACCTGGCGAAAAACACCTTCGAGCCGAGCGTGGGCTGTGAAGCCTGCCACGGCCCGGGTTCCTGGCACACGGCCCTGCCCAAGGCCCAGGTGTTCGACAAGCGCGCCACCATCGTCAACCCGGCCAAGCTGACCAGCGGCGTGGCCGCCCAGATATGCGGCTCCTGCCACAACCGGGGCAAGGCCACAAAGAACGACAAGGCCGAATGGCCTGTGGGCTACCTGCCCGGCAAGGCCCTGGAAACCTACTTCAAGTCCACGTCCTTCGCGGGCGGGGACGCCCAGCACCTCTACGGCAACGAGTTCTCCAAGGCGCACCACCAGCAGTACATCGACTGGAAGCAGTCCAAGCACTTCGCGGAAGGCGTCATGTGCACCTCCTGCCACTACGTGCATGAGCTGGGCATCGGCAAGACCCGCTTCCAGACCCGCGAATCCGGCTCCAAGCAGTGCCTCTCCTGCCATACCCGCACCAACTCCAACCAGGCGCACGCCATCCACTCCTTCGGCAACTGCCTGGGCTGCCACATGCCGCGCGTGGTCACCAGCGCCGAATCGGGCGACCTGCACAGCCACGTGTTCAAGACGCTCTTGCCCAAGGAAACCCTCAAGGACCCCAAGATCCCCAACTCCTGCGTGAAATGCCATCACCACGCCAAGGACGATCTGGCCACGCTCCAGCAGAAGTACGACGCACTGGCCCAGCTGCCCAGGCCGCAGGGCAAGGTCATCGACAGCGTGGACATGATCAAGGCGGGAAACTAG
- a CDS encoding esterase/lipase family protein: MNSTVLPAVSWTAPRTRSFILCLVSLAVLGALLSGCAGTSVKPVPLSERFKALDRTALNSDLPSELTLAYLKQRDLTEQWNNDPEGLISRLDAKYHADPGLGTLFALVELSHLQAKRLKSQPEKAATYDLACAVYSYLFLFDPKVIPPKGAFRPNARLASEFHNRSLSRYLLYARSADIRFEPGRQLPLAVGLLELKERLSGLPFSPEEFSEFHLAFEYAVSGLDVTYSVPGIGAPLFLVRNSGKTDKPGGDRPEDRFLTRVRQVLAATLFLRIETEPELDAYGNRVYRSRLELYDPMRVNTVQVGDMSVPLETDTTTPLAWMAATSPAPQGIKGLMDPDALKAAQGLYMLQPYQKGKIPVVFVHGLISSPMTWLPMINGLMGDPALRERYQFWYFSYPTGNPVYYSASLLRESLENTRKAFDPDGTDPAFNNMLIVGHSMGGLLAKAMVQDSGDSLWSALSKAQFSEVAISPDARELLDKVFFFKPLPYITEAVFIATPHRGSEMALGNIGRIAKALVTLPLTMAKVSSALFQALASLGQKSPVEGLPTGIDGLSPKNPVLKASAGLPVAVPFHSIIGNESKAGVAGGSDGVVPYWSSHLDGAQTELVVKSGHGAHEHPLAIREVRRIMLEHASRDDRNPQ, from the coding sequence ATGAATTCGACCGTCCTACCGGCTGTGTCCTGGACTGCCCCCCGAACCCGAAGCTTCATCCTGTGCCTCGTGAGCCTGGCCGTCCTGGGAGCGCTTCTTTCGGGCTGCGCCGGGACCAGCGTCAAACCGGTCCCGCTTTCCGAGCGCTTCAAGGCCCTGGACCGGACAGCCCTCAACTCAGACCTGCCCAGCGAACTCACCCTGGCCTACCTGAAACAGCGCGACCTGACGGAGCAGTGGAACAACGACCCCGAGGGGCTCATCAGCCGCCTGGACGCCAAATATCACGCCGATCCGGGCCTCGGGACCCTGTTCGCCCTGGTCGAGCTCTCGCACCTCCAGGCCAAGCGGTTGAAATCCCAGCCGGAGAAGGCCGCAACCTACGATCTGGCCTGCGCGGTCTATTCCTATCTGTTCCTGTTCGACCCCAAGGTCATCCCTCCCAAGGGGGCCTTTCGCCCCAACGCGCGGCTGGCCTCGGAATTCCACAACCGTTCGTTGTCCAGGTATCTGCTGTACGCCCGCTCGGCGGACATCCGTTTCGAACCCGGCAGGCAGCTGCCCCTGGCTGTGGGCTTGCTGGAGCTCAAGGAGCGGTTGAGCGGCCTGCCGTTCAGCCCCGAAGAGTTCTCCGAGTTCCATCTGGCCTTCGAGTACGCTGTCTCGGGTCTGGACGTGACCTACTCCGTTCCCGGCATCGGCGCGCCGCTGTTTCTGGTGCGCAATTCCGGCAAGACCGACAAGCCAGGCGGGGACCGCCCGGAGGACCGCTTTCTGACGCGCGTGCGCCAGGTGCTGGCCGCGACCCTGTTCCTGCGCATCGAAACCGAACCAGAGCTGGACGCCTACGGGAACCGGGTCTACCGCAGCCGCCTGGAACTCTACGATCCCATGCGGGTGAACACGGTCCAGGTGGGCGACATGTCGGTGCCCCTGGAAACCGACACCACCACGCCCCTGGCCTGGATGGCCGCCACCTCTCCAGCGCCCCAGGGAATCAAGGGCCTCATGGACCCGGACGCCCTGAAGGCCGCCCAGGGGCTCTACATGCTCCAGCCCTACCAGAAGGGCAAAATCCCGGTGGTGTTCGTGCACGGCCTCATAAGCTCCCCCATGACCTGGCTGCCCATGATAAACGGCCTGATGGGCGATCCGGCGCTACGCGAACGCTATCAGTTCTGGTACTTCTCCTACCCCACCGGAAACCCGGTGTACTACTCCGCCTCGCTCCTGCGCGAGAGCCTGGAGAACACCCGCAAGGCCTTCGACCCGGACGGCACGGACCCGGCCTTCAACAACATGCTCATCGTGGGGCACAGCATGGGGGGGCTGCTGGCCAAGGCCATGGTCCAGGACAGCGGGGACAGCCTGTGGAGCGCCCTCTCCAAGGCGCAGTTCTCCGAAGTGGCCATCTCCCCGGACGCACGGGAGCTGCTGGACAAGGTATTCTTCTTCAAACCCCTGCCCTACATTACGGAGGCCGTGTTCATCGCCACGCCGCACCGGGGCTCGGAGATGGCGCTGGGCAACATCGGCAGGATCGCCAAGGCCCTGGTGACGCTGCCCCTGACGATGGCGAAGGTGAGTTCGGCTTTGTTCCAGGCGCTGGCCTCGCTCGGCCAGAAATCCCCCGTGGAAGGCCTGCCCACCGGCATCGACGGGCTCTCTCCGAAGAATCCGGTGCTGAAGGCGTCGGCAGGATTGCCGGTGGCCGTGCCCTTCCACTCCATCATCGGCAACGAGAGCAAGGCCGGGGTCGCTGGCGGGTCGGACGGGGTGGTGCCCTACTGGAGCTCCCACCTGGACGGGGCGCAGACCGAGCTTGTCGTCAAGTCCGGCCACGGGGCGCACGAGCATCCCCTGGCCATCCGCGAGGTGCGGCGCATCATGCTGGAACACGCCTCGAGGGATGACAGGAACCCCCAATGA
- a CDS encoding Lnb N-terminal periplasmic domain-containing protein, whose product MTRAAALVLRFLAAVAVSLMTGWAALAVYWSDIQSPALRTSLAVGIALATVLAFALQPRKGRVLAGYLACFLLFTLWWSGIAPSNVRDWQRDVAVPPHAEVNGDLVTMHDVRDFSYATETDYKPRYHDKTYDLARLDTVDLIAVYWMGDAIAHVMMSFGFEGGDFLCFSIETRKEVGEEYSSLKGFFRQYELTYVAAEERDLIRLRTDYRNPPEDVYLYRTRIPKENARKLFMEYVKQINSLYARPEFYNTLTTNCTTNIVSHVRAFGGKVSFNWKILLSGYAPQYVYELGGLDETLPFEELRARSHVNAAAHAAGDAPDFSARIRAGLPGMAR is encoded by the coding sequence ATGACCCGAGCCGCCGCACTGGTCCTGAGGTTCCTGGCGGCGGTGGCCGTGTCCCTGATGACCGGGTGGGCCGCCCTGGCCGTCTACTGGTCAGACATCCAGAGCCCGGCCCTGCGCACGTCCCTGGCGGTCGGGATTGCCCTGGCGACGGTGTTGGCCTTCGCGCTACAGCCCCGCAAGGGCAGGGTGCTTGCCGGGTATCTGGCCTGTTTCCTGCTGTTTACGCTCTGGTGGTCCGGGATCGCCCCCTCCAACGTCCGCGACTGGCAACGCGACGTGGCCGTGCCGCCACATGCCGAGGTGAATGGCGACCTGGTGACGATGCACGACGTCCGGGACTTCTCCTATGCAACCGAGACAGACTATAAGCCCCGCTACCACGACAAGACCTACGACCTCGCGCGGCTCGACACCGTGGACCTCATCGCCGTGTACTGGATGGGGGACGCCATCGCCCACGTGATGATGAGCTTCGGCTTCGAGGGAGGGGACTTCCTGTGCTTTTCCATCGAGACCCGCAAGGAAGTGGGCGAGGAGTACTCCTCGCTCAAGGGCTTCTTCAGGCAATACGAGCTGACGTACGTGGCCGCAGAGGAGCGTGATCTGATCCGTCTGCGTACGGACTACCGGAATCCGCCCGAGGACGTGTACCTCTACCGCACCCGCATCCCGAAGGAGAACGCCCGCAAGCTGTTCATGGAATATGTGAAACAGATCAACAGTCTGTATGCCAGGCCGGAATTCTACAACACCCTCACCACCAACTGCACCACGAACATAGTGAGCCATGTGCGCGCCTTTGGCGGCAAGGTAAGCTTCAACTGGAAGATACTGCTGTCCGGCTATGCTCCGCAGTATGTGTACGAACTGGGCGGCCTGGATGAGACGCTCCCCTTCGAGGAACTGCGGGCCAGGAGTCATGTGAATGCTGCGGCGCACGCCGCAGGGGACGCTCCGGATTTCTCCGCGAGGATTCGGGCGGGCCTGCCTGGAATGGCCCGCTGA
- a CDS encoding PEP-CTERM sorting domain-containing protein, with amino-acid sequence MKISSIIFLFMFILSCATNSHALTQTFMGEDLGLGEGTRLNSYPNASSANAAFLSNLVGVGAEKFESFSTGASAPLNVLFSNGVTATLNGTGSIATVSSGTNGFGRYPISGSNYYEASGVFSIDFSAPIVAFGFYGIDIGDFNGQVTATTLNGSSHLYNVGNSMNISGGSVLFWGLIDTLNPFTSITFGNTNAGTDFFGFDDFTIGTIQQVAATPEPGTMVLMGLGAVGAFFLKRRHGRAAA; translated from the coding sequence ATGAAAATTTCATCAATTATCTTTCTGTTTATGTTCATCCTGTCCTGCGCCACGAATTCTCACGCGCTTACGCAGACCTTCATGGGTGAAGATTTGGGATTGGGAGAAGGAACCAGACTGAACTCCTACCCGAATGCTTCCTCTGCAAATGCGGCATTCCTGAGCAACCTCGTCGGGGTTGGTGCGGAAAAATTTGAAAGTTTCTCCACCGGAGCCTCCGCTCCCCTGAACGTGTTGTTCTCGAACGGCGTCACCGCGACCCTGAACGGTACGGGTTCAATAGCCACCGTGAGCAGCGGCACCAACGGTTTTGGCCGCTACCCCATCTCCGGAAGCAACTACTATGAAGCCTCCGGTGTTTTCTCCATTGATTTCAGTGCTCCCATTGTCGCCTTTGGTTTCTACGGCATCGACATCGGCGACTTCAACGGCCAGGTGACCGCCACCACCCTGAACGGCAGCTCACACCTGTATAATGTCGGCAACTCCATGAACATTTCCGGCGGGTCCGTGCTGTTCTGGGGCCTGATCGACACGCTGAACCCCTTCACCTCCATCACTTTCGGCAACACCAACGCCGGTACGGACTTCTTCGGCTTTGACGACTTCACCATCGGCACCATCCAGCAGGTCGCTGCCACTCCCGAACCCGGCACGATGGTGCTGATGGGTCTTGGCGCGGTGGGCGCGTTTTTCCTGAAGCGCAGGCACGGCAGAGCCGCCGCCTAG
- a CDS encoding GNAT family N-acetyltransferase, translating into MLIRDERPEDVSRISQIHYAAFKGHPVHPPGSEPVEHRIVASLRASGSLTLSLLAEVEGEAVGHIALSPAVVGGDSDGWFLLGPVGVLPGLQGRGIGSGLVRESLRQMRDMGAVGVVLVGDPGFYTRFGFVSVPGLIYPGVPDQYVLAARFADTTPNGDIVAHKAFNITAV; encoded by the coding sequence ATGCTGATCAGAGACGAACGGCCTGAAGACGTTTCACGCATATCACAGATACACTACGCCGCCTTCAAAGGGCACCCGGTCCATCCCCCCGGCTCGGAGCCGGTGGAGCATCGTATAGTCGCGAGTCTGCGCGCCTCCGGTTCCCTGACGCTCTCCCTGCTGGCGGAAGTCGAAGGGGAGGCGGTGGGGCATATCGCCCTCTCGCCCGCCGTTGTGGGAGGCGATTCCGACGGTTGGTTCCTGCTCGGTCCGGTCGGCGTCCTGCCTGGCCTCCAGGGGCGGGGCATAGGTTCCGGTCTGGTCCGCGAGTCGTTGCGGCAAATGCGCGACATGGGGGCCGTCGGCGTCGTGCTGGTGGGGGACCCCGGATTCTACACCCGGTTCGGGTTCGTAAGCGTGCCGGGCCTGATCTATCCGGGCGTTCCGGACCAGTATGTGCTTGCGGCGCGCTTCGCGGACACGACCCCCAACGGTGATATCGTGGCTCACAAGGCCTTTAACATCACTGCCGTGTAG
- a CDS encoding tyrosine-type recombinase/integrase, giving the protein MASISSAWALYAKLVLSTASTHSIATETGRWNNHILKHFDPDCEIESITSMNLLEFRSSLIGKKLSPQSISHCLSLFRRVLQRAKQWKLISGELPSFDMPRFDNKRIRFLTKEEANELLLCVSLKSSLWHDICVLALHTGLRSGELFKLRPCHFDSQNSALHVLDTKSNSNRTVPLNKQALEVLSRNISRKELIFTEHGKQILYAGRTFRQAVEICRLNSHTQDRRQRVVFHTLRHTFASWLVQSGIPLAVVGQLLGHKSMQMTMRYAHLAPAQGVSAVKALEQFTNSVNLE; this is encoded by the coding sequence ATGGCTTCTATTTCGAGCGCTTGGGCCTTGTATGCTAAACTTGTCCTGTCAACTGCATCAACCCATTCAATCGCGACAGAGACAGGGCGATGGAACAATCATATTCTCAAACATTTTGACCCAGACTGCGAGATTGAGAGCATAACCAGTATGAACTTACTAGAGTTCAGGTCCTCTCTTATCGGCAAGAAACTAAGTCCTCAAAGCATAAGTCACTGCTTGTCACTGTTTAGACGAGTACTTCAACGTGCAAAGCAATGGAAATTGATAAGTGGTGAGCTTCCTTCGTTTGACATGCCAAGGTTCGATAACAAACGCATCCGTTTTTTGACAAAAGAAGAGGCAAACGAGTTGTTGCTTTGTGTGTCACTAAAGTCATCACTTTGGCATGACATCTGCGTGCTCGCACTACATACGGGACTGCGTTCAGGGGAGCTTTTCAAGCTTCGCCCCTGTCATTTCGACTCTCAGAATTCCGCTCTGCATGTGCTCGATACGAAATCAAACAGCAACCGGACAGTGCCTCTGAACAAGCAGGCGTTGGAAGTCCTGAGTCGAAACATTTCCCGCAAGGAACTTATTTTCACAGAGCATGGGAAGCAGATTTTGTATGCCGGGAGAACCTTCAGGCAGGCCGTCGAAATCTGTCGCCTGAACTCCCACACACAGGATCGTCGCCAGCGGGTAGTTTTTCATACCCTTCGCCACACCTTTGCGAGCTGGCTGGTTCAGTCAGGCATCCCCCTTGCCGTGGTTGGCCAACTTCTCGGCCATAAATCCATGCAAATGACGATGCGCTATGCCCACCTCGCCCCAGCCCAAGGGGTGTCAGCTGTCAAAGCCCTAGAGCAGTTCACCAACTCTGTCAACTTGGAGTAA